The following are encoded together in the Bacillus cereus group sp. RP43 genome:
- the smpB gene encoding SsrA-binding protein — protein MPKGTGKVIAQNKKAFHDYFIEETYEAGLVLQGTEIKSIRAGRVNLKDAFARIHNGEVWVHNMHINTYEQGNRFNHDPLRTRKLLLHKKEIDKLAGAAKETGYALVPLRIYLKNGFAKMALGLAKGKKQYDKRHDLKEKEAKREIARVFRDRQKM, from the coding sequence ATGCCAAAAGGTACAGGTAAGGTTATTGCGCAAAATAAAAAAGCATTTCATGATTATTTTATCGAAGAAACATACGAAGCAGGGCTTGTCCTTCAAGGAACGGAAATTAAGTCGATTCGCGCTGGACGCGTGAACTTGAAAGATGCGTTTGCACGTATACATAATGGTGAAGTATGGGTTCATAATATGCATATTAATACGTACGAACAAGGGAATCGTTTCAACCATGATCCGCTTCGTACGAGAAAATTACTTCTTCATAAAAAAGAAATTGATAAACTGGCGGGAGCTGCAAAAGAAACAGGTTACGCATTAGTTCCACTTAGAATCTATTTGAAAAATGGATTTGCAAAGATGGCACTTGGTTTAGCAAAAGGTAAGAAACAATATGATAAACGTCACGATTTAAAAGAGAAAGAAGCGAAACGTGAAATTGCACGCGTGTTCCGTGATCGCCAAAAGATGTAA
- a CDS encoding response regulator transcription factor: MKQVLVIKNERSFAKKIVSGLTQEGYFILKLHNENQGLNIIYEQDWDIIVLDWDSLSISGPEICRQIRLVKTTPIIIVTDNISSKDCVAGLQAGADDYIRKPFAKEELVARVKAILRRSDCNQQNETNFFQFKDLFVDASSDIVKKGGENLSLTKREYDLLVFLIKNKNTILSREMLLNQVWGYNVVVNPNVVDLYIGYVRKKLKCEKKDRYIQTIHGRGYSMIE; the protein is encoded by the coding sequence GTGAAGCAGGTGTTAGTAATTAAGAATGAACGGTCTTTTGCAAAGAAAATCGTAAGCGGTCTAACGCAAGAAGGCTATTTCATTTTAAAACTTCACAATGAAAACCAAGGTTTAAATATAATATATGAACAAGATTGGGATATTATCGTATTGGATTGGGATTCATTAAGTATATCTGGACCAGAAATTTGTAGACAAATACGATTAGTTAAAACGACACCGATAATTATTGTGACCGACAATATTTCTAGCAAGGATTGCGTAGCAGGGTTACAAGCAGGAGCAGATGATTATATAAGAAAACCATTTGCGAAAGAAGAATTAGTAGCAAGGGTTAAAGCTATTTTAAGAAGAAGTGACTGTAACCAGCAAAATGAGACAAACTTTTTTCAGTTTAAAGATCTCTTTGTTGATGCATCTAGCGATATTGTGAAAAAAGGTGGCGAAAATCTCTCGCTTACTAAGCGCGAGTATGATTTACTTGTATTTTTAATCAAGAATAAAAATACAATATTGAGCCGTGAAATGCTTTTGAATCAGGTTTGGGGATATAACGTAGTAGTAAATCCAAATGTAGTGGACTTATATATTGGGTATGTAAGAAAAAAGTTAAAGTGCGAGAAGAAAGACAGATATATTCAAACGATACATGGCAGGGGCTATTCAATGATTGAATGA
- a CDS encoding siderophore ABC transporter substrate-binding protein: MKKSMLLKLVSILAIFTLMLVACSDSSKETSKANKGNSSDKPKTIEITDAHGTVKVPVNPKNVVALDNRTFETLSDWGIKLAAAPKDIMPADSAYKKDEKVQNIGNHREPNLEIIAAANPELVIVGQRFADHYEEIKKLVPNAAVIDLNFDVSEKSTTPGKNLVDGLKNSTITLGKIFDKDKEAKQLVADFDKSIEKAKSAYNGKDKVMSVIVTGGNIGFAAPHSGRVWGPMYEIFGWVPALEVSNSTAGHKGDDVSVEAIAQTNPDWLFVLDRDAATSDAATSTPAKDVISKSPALQNTTAVSKKQVVYAPEDTYTNESIQTYIELFGNIAKTLAK; this comes from the coding sequence ATGAAAAAATCTATGCTTTTAAAATTAGTGAGTATTCTAGCAATCTTCACTTTAATGTTAGTAGCTTGCTCAGATTCAAGTAAAGAAACTTCAAAGGCTAATAAAGGTAATAGTAGTGATAAGCCAAAGACGATTGAAATCACTGATGCTCATGGAACTGTTAAAGTCCCTGTAAACCCAAAGAATGTAGTTGCTTTGGATAATAGAACTTTTGAAACTTTATCTGATTGGGGAATTAAATTAGCGGCTGCTCCAAAGGATATCATGCCTGCAGATTCAGCATATAAAAAGGATGAAAAAGTTCAAAATATTGGAAATCACCGCGAACCAAATCTTGAAATTATAGCAGCTGCAAACCCTGAACTTGTAATCGTTGGTCAAAGATTTGCTGATCATTACGAAGAGATCAAAAAATTAGTGCCAAATGCAGCTGTTATTGATCTTAATTTTGATGTTTCTGAGAAATCTACTACGCCTGGAAAAAATTTAGTAGATGGACTTAAAAATTCTACAATTACTCTAGGAAAAATCTTTGATAAAGATAAAGAAGCTAAACAATTAGTAGCTGATTTTGATAAATCTATTGAAAAAGCAAAATCTGCTTATAACGGAAAAGATAAAGTTATGAGTGTTATCGTTACTGGTGGGAATATTGGTTTTGCTGCTCCACATTCTGGTCGTGTTTGGGGACCAATGTATGAAATTTTCGGTTGGGTGCCAGCATTAGAAGTTTCCAATTCTACTGCAGGTCATAAAGGTGACGACGTTTCTGTTGAAGCTATTGCACAAACAAATCCTGATTGGCTTTTCGTATTAGATCGTGATGCTGCAACATCTGATGCAGCTACTTCAACACCTGCTAAGGATGTTATTTCTAAATCACCAGCTCTTCAAAACACAACTGCTGTTTCTAAAAAACAAGTTGTTTATGCACCAGAAGATACTTACACAAATGAATCAATTCAAACTTATATAGAGTTATTTGGTAATATCGCAAAAACTTTAGCTAAGTAG
- a CDS encoding iron chelate uptake ABC transporter family permease subunit produces the protein MSKNIISRVENTSQPQFYNHNKIWTKPFIIAIIVVIILGIISLFTGVYDIRGQEDGMEMFFITRVPRTVALMLTGAAMAMAGLVMQLITQNRFVEPTTTGTIEWSGLGLLFVYLLFPAPTLVQRMTGAIIFSFIGTMIFFLFLRRVKLRSSLIVPIIGLMLGAVISAVSTFMGLLFQMTQSIETWFVGSFANIQVGRYEYLWLIVIITLLIFMYANRLTLAGLGEDVATSLGVNYNRIVLFGTGLISVAVGIVAAVIGNLPFLGLIVPNIVSMFRGDDLRSNLPWVCVIGMGTITACDIISRTIIKPFEVPVSLILATVGAVVFITILLRQRKPRRLR, from the coding sequence GTGTCAAAAAATATAATTTCTAGGGTTGAGAATACTTCTCAACCCCAGTTTTATAATCACAATAAAATATGGACAAAACCTTTTATAATAGCGATTATAGTTGTTATAATTTTAGGGATTATATCACTGTTTACTGGAGTTTATGATATACGCGGACAAGAGGACGGAATGGAGATGTTTTTCATAACTCGTGTTCCGAGAACAGTTGCATTAATGCTTACTGGAGCTGCAATGGCGATGGCAGGGCTCGTAATGCAACTCATTACACAGAATCGCTTTGTTGAACCTACTACTACGGGGACTATTGAATGGTCAGGCTTAGGCCTGCTTTTTGTATATTTATTATTCCCTGCCCCAACTTTAGTGCAAAGAATGACTGGTGCAATCATTTTTTCTTTTATAGGAACTATGATTTTCTTTCTATTTTTAAGAAGAGTTAAACTTCGTTCTTCTTTAATTGTCCCGATTATTGGATTGATGCTTGGAGCAGTTATTTCTGCAGTGTCTACTTTTATGGGGCTCCTTTTTCAAATGACACAAAGTATTGAAACTTGGTTTGTAGGTTCATTTGCTAACATTCAGGTGGGAAGATATGAATATTTATGGCTGATTGTTATCATTACTTTGCTTATTTTTATGTATGCTAATAGATTGACTTTAGCTGGACTAGGAGAAGATGTCGCAACAAGCCTTGGAGTTAATTACAATAGAATTGTTCTTTTTGGGACTGGTCTTATCTCTGTTGCAGTTGGAATTGTTGCAGCTGTTATTGGAAACTTACCTTTCTTAGGATTAATTGTGCCAAACATTGTTTCCATGTTTAGGGGTGATGATCTAAGAAGTAATTTACCTTGGGTATGTGTGATCGGAATGGGGACAATAACTGCCTGTGACATCATTTCTCGAACAATTATAAAGCCTTTTGAAGTACCAGTTTCTTTAATACTTGCAACAGTGGGAGCAGTCGTGTTTATTACTATTTTATTGAGACAAAGAAAACCAAGGAGGCTACGATGA
- a CDS encoding iron chelate uptake ABC transporter family permease subunit has product MITLEYRNKENVEIDSSLHNESRSASAFRSKKEARRYWILLITLIGLGLLSSYGLLVYNNPVPIDSPSFIPVVKRRIVAIVAMIIAAVCHSLSTVAFQSITNNKIITPSLLGFESLYSAIQTSTIFFFGASALINFNGIGSFLFQVVVMVFMSLILYGWLLSGKYGNLQLMLLVGIIMGTGLNSVSTFMRKLLAPSEFDILQARLFGSVNHADPAYFPIVIPMVIIVAVLIFAHSKNLNVLSLGKDVATSFGVKYQPSVIYTLVLVAILMSISTALIGPLTFYGFLVATLSYQAASTYDHRYIFPMAFAIGFLIMTSAYFLMYHVFHAQGVVSVIIELFGGIIFLTIVLRKRAL; this is encoded by the coding sequence ATGATCACATTAGAATATAGAAATAAAGAAAATGTCGAAATCGATTCTAGCCTTCATAATGAAAGTAGATCAGCTAGCGCTTTTCGTTCTAAGAAGGAAGCAAGACGTTATTGGATTTTACTGATAACATTGATTGGTTTAGGTCTCCTTTCTTCATATGGACTTTTAGTTTATAACAATCCAGTTCCGATAGATTCACCTTCTTTTATCCCAGTTGTTAAGAGAAGGATAGTAGCTATTGTTGCAATGATTATTGCTGCAGTTTGCCATAGCTTGTCGACAGTTGCTTTCCAATCTATTACGAATAATAAAATTATTACTCCTTCACTTTTAGGTTTCGAATCACTTTATTCAGCAATTCAAACGAGTACAATATTCTTCTTTGGTGCTAGTGCATTAATAAATTTTAATGGAATTGGATCATTTTTATTTCAAGTCGTTGTTATGGTCTTCATGAGTTTGATACTTTATGGATGGTTACTTTCCGGTAAATACGGGAATTTACAACTTATGCTTTTAGTTGGAATTATTATGGGTACCGGGCTAAATTCTGTGTCAACTTTCATGAGAAAACTACTTGCGCCTTCAGAATTTGATATTTTACAAGCAAGATTATTTGGTTCTGTTAATCATGCAGATCCTGCATATTTTCCTATTGTAATTCCTATGGTCATAATTGTAGCAGTATTAATTTTTGCTCATTCTAAGAATTTGAATGTTTTGTCACTAGGAAAGGATGTTGCTACTTCTTTTGGTGTTAAATATCAACCTAGTGTAATTTATACACTTGTATTAGTAGCTATTTTAATGTCCATCTCAACAGCTCTAATTGGGCCACTTACTTTCTACGGCTTTTTAGTAGCAACTTTGAGTTATCAGGCGGCGTCAACTTATGATCATAGATATATTTTTCCAATGGCTTTTGCTATAGGATTTTTGATAATGACGAGTGCATACTTTTTAATGTATCATGTATTCCATGCTCAAGGTGTGGTTTCAGTTATTATTGAATTATTTGGTGGAATCATATTCTTAACTATAGTTTTAAGGAAGAGGGCTTTATGA
- a CDS encoding ATP-binding cassette domain-containing protein, with protein MIKIDNVKKFYTDKVKIGPLDIEIPKAGFTSLIGPNGAGKSTTLLMIGRLLDMDEGHIQVANMDVSESKSKDLAKVLTILRQENHFVTRLTVRQLVGFGRFPYSKGRLTKEDEAIISKYIDFLDLTNLENRYLDELSGGQRQRAYVAMVLCQETEYVLLDEPLNNLDVARSVQMMEHLRRAANEFGRTILTVMHDINFAAKYSDKICAMKDGQIAAFGTVEEVMDPTILTDIFETKIEIINGPYGPIAVY; from the coding sequence ATGATAAAAATTGATAACGTTAAAAAGTTCTATACTGATAAGGTAAAAATAGGACCTTTGGATATTGAAATACCAAAAGCAGGCTTTACTTCTTTAATTGGACCAAATGGCGCTGGAAAGTCAACGACACTTTTGATGATTGGAAGACTCTTAGATATGGATGAAGGTCACATTCAAGTAGCAAATATGGATGTTTCTGAATCCAAATCAAAAGACTTAGCAAAAGTTTTGACTATATTACGACAAGAAAATCATTTTGTAACTAGGCTTACTGTTAGACAACTAGTTGGATTTGGGCGCTTTCCTTATTCAAAGGGAAGATTAACGAAAGAGGATGAAGCTATTATTTCTAAATATATCGATTTCTTGGATTTAACTAATTTAGAGAATAGGTATTTAGATGAGCTTTCTGGTGGTCAAAGACAAAGGGCATATGTAGCAATGGTATTGTGCCAAGAGACTGAATATGTACTTTTGGACGAGCCTCTGAACAACCTTGATGTCGCTCGTTCTGTTCAAATGATGGAACATTTGAGACGTGCGGCTAATGAATTTGGAAGAACAATTTTGACTGTCATGCATGACATAAATTTTGCAGCTAAATACTCTGACAAAATTTGTGCTATGAAAGATGGACAAATTGCTGCTTTTGGAACAGTAGAAGAGGTTATGGACCCAACAATTTTGACTGATATTTTTGAAACAAAAATAGAAATTATCAATGGTCCTTATGGGCCAATCGCTGTTTATTAG
- a CDS encoding DUF4822 domain-containing protein encodes MNKKTKALSSILLGFTLALTGCAGTKAEENHSKQKQEQAAKETKKENKLTKGQKMANILSETNWQGTRVYDKDKNDLTKENANFIGLAKYDAKSGRYEFFDAKTGASRGDKGTFFVTNDGKKRILISESMKYQAVVDMTKLNKNVFTYKRMGKDANGKDVEVFVEHVPYKEKELSFTDPDKQLNTTTGDIVKNVDGDKILGGTLWHGTKVLDEAGNDVTQFNSNFISLAKFDDKSNKYEFFNGETGQSRGDYGYFDVLHENKIRAHVSIGNNKYGAALELTELNNNKFTYKRTGKDQAGKDITIFVEHEPYKGDVKPQFSF; translated from the coding sequence ATGAACAAAAAAACAAAAGCACTATCATCCATACTGCTAGGATTCACATTAGCATTAACAGGGTGCGCTGGTACTAAAGCCGAAGAAAATCATAGTAAACAAAAACAAGAACAAGCCGCTAAAGAGACGAAAAAGGAAAACAAGTTAACTAAAGGCCAAAAAATGGCTAACATTCTTAGCGAGACAAATTGGCAAGGTACAAGAGTGTATGACAAAGATAAGAATGACTTAACAAAAGAGAATGCAAACTTCATTGGCCTTGCAAAATATGATGCGAAGTCCGGCAGATATGAATTCTTTGATGCTAAGACAGGTGCAAGTCGTGGCGATAAAGGAACTTTCTTTGTCACAAATGATGGGAAGAAAAGAATATTAATTTCAGAATCAATGAAGTATCAAGCTGTTGTTGACATGACAAAGCTAAATAAAAATGTATTTACTTATAAAAGAATGGGAAAAGACGCTAACGGTAAAGATGTAGAAGTTTTCGTTGAACATGTTCCATATAAAGAAAAAGAACTTTCTTTCACTGATCCGGACAAGCAGCTAAACACTACTACAGGAGATATTGTTAAAAACGTTGATGGAGATAAAATTTTAGGCGGCACCCTTTGGCATGGAACAAAAGTATTAGATGAAGCTGGTAATGATGTAACACAGTTTAATTCGAATTTTATAAGTCTGGCAAAATTTGATGACAAGTCTAATAAATATGAGTTCTTCAATGGTGAAACAGGTCAAAGCCGCGGTGACTATGGCTACTTCGATGTTTTACACGAAAATAAAATAAGAGCTCATGTTTCAATTGGTAATAATAAATATGGTGCCGCTCTTGAACTTACCGAACTGAATAATAATAAATTTACGTATAAAAGAACAGGTAAAGACCAAGCTGGTAAGGACATAACTATATTCGTTGAGCATGAACCTTATAAAGGTGATGTTAAACCACAATTTAGTTTTTAA
- a CDS encoding Lrp/AsnC family transcriptional regulator, whose translation MSMFDSTDFKIIQLLQENARMNWKEIGEIVHLTGQAVRKRINKLEEAGVIQKYTIDIDRAKLEGSIMTFVTLFLHAPHYHNQIQSFFEKTDVITEMYRISGDGCYIMTLHTSSHQQLEETLADVLHYGDYRINTVIKTIEKKKE comes from the coding sequence ATGTCCATGTTTGATTCAACAGATTTTAAAATTATACAGTTACTACAAGAAAACGCTAGAATGAACTGGAAGGAAATTGGAGAGATAGTACATTTGACTGGCCAGGCTGTTAGGAAACGAATTAATAAATTAGAAGAGGCAGGTGTCATTCAAAAATATACGATAGATATCGACAGGGCTAAGCTGGAAGGGTCTATTATGACGTTTGTTACGTTATTTTTGCACGCACCACATTATCATAATCAAATTCAAAGTTTTTTCGAAAAAACAGACGTAATTACTGAAATGTATCGTATAAGTGGCGATGGGTGTTATATCATGACTCTTCACACATCTTCGCATCAGCAATTAGAAGAGACGCTTGCAGATGTTTTACATTATGGTGATTATCGTATAAACACTGTCATTAAGACAATCGAAAAAAAGAAAGAATAA
- a CDS encoding cysteine hydrolase family protein, with translation MNEALLLVDIQNDYFEGGNMELHQPEKAVQKAKEVLKVFREKHKTVIHVQHIANNEGATFFLPETVGAQIHDDVQPIATERIIQKHHPNSFLRTNLLQILKEEKIDQLVICGMMTHVCIDATVRAASDLGFQCVVIEDACTTRDLEFQGSPIPAVQAHQSFMSALEFGDIYAKVMSASCFSNKNK, from the coding sequence ATGAACGAAGCGTTGCTATTAGTCGACATACAAAATGATTACTTTGAAGGCGGCAATATGGAATTACATCAGCCTGAAAAAGCCGTACAAAAAGCGAAGGAAGTATTGAAAGTGTTTCGCGAAAAACATAAAACAGTTATTCACGTACAACATATTGCGAACAATGAAGGGGCTACTTTCTTCTTACCGGAGACAGTAGGGGCTCAAATTCATGATGACGTACAACCAATTGCTACTGAAAGAATCATACAAAAACATCATCCTAACAGTTTTTTAAGAACAAATTTATTACAAATATTAAAAGAAGAGAAAATAGACCAACTAGTAATTTGCGGTATGATGACTCATGTATGTATTGACGCAACAGTACGCGCTGCCAGTGATTTAGGATTTCAATGTGTTGTAATTGAAGATGCTTGTACAACAAGAGATTTAGAATTCCAAGGAAGCCCAATTCCAGCAGTACAGGCTCATCAATCGTTCATGAGCGCATTAGAGTTTGGTGATATTTACGCAAAAGTCATGTCAGCAAGCTGTTTTTCAAACAAAAACAAATAA
- a CDS encoding purine/pyrimidine permease, which produces MNKKYFNTSFSILQWFVFLLANAIALPIIIGGIFHLSIEDISTLMQRTFLVVGVSSFIQAWFGHRYPIADGPAGSWVSIFVILGQVAMHQGQGAKDVLQLLEGGLIIAGILLFVLGITGLVHRISRLFTPLVTGTFLLILALQLSGVLLKGMMGLQGSVTHPDYTTATIALFVFVLITFLSIKGKGWMKNYAVLLGISCGWLLYAVLGKSSHMPSHTPLVKLPQIFAWGTPRFDIGMTLTATLFTLLLVANTIAAISAVKQVAPLSKENEKQTLNRGVWAGGISHIISSLFSTIGIVPLPASAGFIQLTGQRKVKSFLIASLILAGISFIPSIVNFISLLPGPIANAALLATFVQVIGISFQSILREELNQRRLTILGISLLISLGIMFLPESAFSGIPSSLQYVLSNGLLVGTIIVILLEQFWKE; this is translated from the coding sequence ATGAATAAAAAATACTTTAATACGAGCTTTAGTATTCTACAGTGGTTTGTGTTTCTATTAGCAAATGCAATTGCATTGCCTATTATTATTGGTGGCATATTCCATTTATCAATAGAAGATATCTCAACATTAATGCAGCGAACTTTTTTAGTCGTGGGAGTAAGTTCATTTATACAAGCATGGTTTGGGCATCGCTATCCCATAGCGGATGGTCCAGCCGGTTCATGGGTAAGTATATTTGTCATACTGGGACAAGTAGCTATGCATCAGGGACAAGGTGCAAAAGACGTGTTGCAACTTTTAGAAGGCGGGTTAATTATTGCAGGTATATTACTCTTCGTACTTGGTATAACAGGGCTTGTGCATAGAATTTCACGTTTATTTACCCCTTTAGTTACAGGGACTTTTCTTTTAATCTTAGCACTTCAGCTTAGTGGTGTGTTACTAAAAGGAATGATGGGGTTACAAGGATCTGTAACTCATCCTGATTATACAACAGCTACTATTGCGCTCTTTGTTTTTGTCCTTATTACTTTCTTATCAATTAAAGGGAAAGGATGGATGAAAAATTACGCTGTTTTACTTGGAATTTCATGTGGTTGGCTTTTGTATGCTGTATTAGGAAAATCATCTCATATGCCTTCACACACACCGTTAGTTAAATTACCACAGATATTTGCTTGGGGCACACCTAGATTCGATATTGGAATGACTCTAACTGCAACTTTATTTACACTTCTTTTAGTTGCAAATACGATTGCTGCTATTTCGGCTGTAAAACAAGTGGCTCCGTTATCTAAAGAAAATGAAAAGCAAACACTGAACCGCGGCGTGTGGGCTGGAGGTATATCACATATTATCTCGTCGTTGTTCTCGACAATTGGAATTGTACCATTACCTGCATCAGCAGGATTTATTCAACTAACAGGACAAAGAAAAGTGAAGTCGTTCCTTATAGCAAGTCTTATATTAGCAGGAATTTCTTTTATTCCTTCAATTGTAAACTTTATATCCTTGCTACCAGGTCCTATTGCTAATGCCGCACTTTTAGCAACATTTGTCCAAGTAATAGGCATTTCATTTCAATCCATTTTACGTGAAGAATTAAATCAACGCCGATTAACTATATTAGGAATTTCATTATTAATCAGTTTGGGAATAATGTTTCTTCCAGAAAGTGCATTTAGCGGAATTCCTTCTTCCTTACAATATGTTTTAAGTAATGGATTACTCGTAGGTACTATAATCGTTATTCTGCTAGAACAGTTTTGGAAAGAGTAA
- the cynS gene encoding cyanase has protein sequence MNRQEATQKIMEAKITKGLTWEEISKVSENSETWVVTALLGQATMTRPEAEKIGKLLELDEEVVQALTVVPLRGQVMQMPPTDPILYRLYEMMLQYAPTLRELILEKAGEGVMSAINFNLGVDTQEDPKGGDPRIVITLNGKFLPFRTW, from the coding sequence ATGAATAGACAAGAAGCTACGCAAAAAATTATGGAAGCAAAAATCACAAAAGGTTTAACATGGGAAGAAATTTCAAAAGTAAGTGAAAACTCTGAGACTTGGGTTGTAACAGCATTATTAGGCCAAGCTACAATGACACGTCCAGAAGCAGAAAAAATCGGTAAACTATTAGAATTAGATGAAGAAGTAGTTCAGGCATTAACAGTAGTTCCACTTAGAGGTCAAGTAATGCAAATGCCTCCTACTGATCCAATCTTATATCGACTATATGAAATGATGTTACAATACGCACCAACTCTTAGAGAATTAATCTTAGAAAAAGCTGGCGAAGGTGTAATGAGTGCAATTAACTTCAATCTAGGTGTGGATACACAAGAAGATCCAAAAGGCGGCGATCCTCGTATCGTTATTACACTTAACGGGAAATTCTTACCATTCCGCACATGGTAA
- a CDS encoding carbonic anhydrase, producing the protein MLLQDILSFNEQFVENKEYAPLEATKMPKKRMVVVSCMDARLIELLPKALDIHDGDAKVIRNAGGKIASPFDSVMQSVVASVYDLNADEIFLIGHHRCGASQTNPKGTLQKILDRGVASPEILSAIEYAGVDLEKWLFGFDDVCDSTQANVDLVKNHPLIPKDVPVHGLVIDPHTGKLDLVVDGYKALNGMKN; encoded by the coding sequence ATGTTATTACAAGATATTCTATCGTTCAATGAACAATTTGTAGAAAATAAGGAATACGCTCCTCTTGAAGCGACAAAAATGCCTAAAAAACGTATGGTTGTTGTTTCTTGCATGGATGCTCGCTTAATTGAGCTACTTCCAAAAGCTTTAGATATACACGATGGTGATGCAAAAGTTATCAGAAATGCAGGTGGTAAGATTGCTTCTCCTTTCGATAGTGTTATGCAAAGTGTTGTAGCATCAGTATATGATTTAAATGCAGATGAAATCTTCCTTATCGGACACCATAGATGTGGTGCAAGTCAAACTAATCCAAAAGGAACACTTCAAAAAATATTAGATCGCGGAGTAGCTTCACCAGAAATTTTATCAGCGATTGAATATGCTGGTGTTGACCTTGAAAAATGGTTATTTGGATTCGATGATGTCTGCGATTCAACTCAAGCTAATGTTGATTTAGTAAAAAATCATCCACTTATTCCAAAAGATGTTCCTGTACATGGTTTAGTTATTGATCCTCACACAGGTAAATTAGATTTAGTAGTTGATGGATATAAAGCATTAAATGGTATGAAAAATTAA
- a CDS encoding Lrp/AsnC family transcriptional regulator: protein MKGLVYIIDQTDFEILKLLGENSRIQWKELGQKIHMTGQAVGNRIRRLEDLGIIEQYTIAINRIKLGQIVTAFVTLFVTTANHQEFMNFFQGEEGISEVHRISGEGCYLLKTHFASNEELDNFLGRLLKYGNYRVNLSIGKLK from the coding sequence GTGAAAGGATTGGTTTATATCATTGATCAAACAGATTTTGAGATACTGAAATTATTAGGAGAAAACTCAAGAATACAATGGAAAGAACTTGGTCAGAAAATACATATGACGGGGCAGGCTGTAGGAAATCGAATTCGGAGATTAGAGGATTTAGGGATTATTGAACAATATACAATTGCAATAAACCGAATCAAATTAGGACAAATAGTGACTGCATTTGTTACTTTGTTTGTAACAACAGCTAATCATCAAGAGTTTATGAATTTCTTTCAAGGAGAAGAAGGGATTTCTGAAGTGCATCGTATAAGTGGTGAGGGATGTTATTTATTAAAAACACATTTTGCTTCTAATGAAGAATTGGATAACTTTCTGGGGCGACTATTAAAGTATGGGAATTATCGTGTTAACCTATCGATAGGAAAGTTAAAATAA
- a CDS encoding winged helix-turn-helix transcriptional regulator: MLIPICIEIIKSFDFYPALTGELKRLVTGITQKMLTEQLKELEKDGLVSRKVYNQVPPKVEYSLTEQGQSLKEVLKVLCDWGSDYIKQRYPNGDSERGRSYLI, from the coding sequence TTGCTAATCCCTATTTGTATAGAGATAATAAAGTCGTTTGATTTTTATCCCGCATTAACGGGTGAGTTAAAACGATTGGTAACTGGTATTACACAAAAAATGCTTACTGAGCAATTGAAAGAGCTTGAAAAAGATGGTCTTGTGTCTAGAAAAGTATATAATCAAGTGCCACCGAAAGTTGAGTATTCTCTTACGGAACAGGGACAATCATTAAAAGAAGTTTTAAAAGTACTTTGCGATTGGGGAAGCGACTATATTAAGCAAAGATATCCTAATGGTGATAGTGAAAGAGGACGATCATATTTGATTTAA